A genomic region of Candidatus Dormiibacterota bacterium contains the following coding sequences:
- a CDS encoding ammonium transporter has product MTPSPNWLVPGDNAWQLISATLVGIMSIPGLAILYGGIVKRKWAVNSALMVVYAFAMTLVVWTLFAYNMSFGAPVGGGGPNFFRNLVGVPHPVLGAGDQLHQAAIPLLSGLIPDLHFPGSTLVYFQFVFAAITVIILAGAVLGRMSFKAWMIFVPLWITCVYSVGAFMIWGGGWLAQLGALDYSGGYVIHVAAAVSGFTAAAVVGPRLMKDRQNCTPNNLMMAVAGGGLLWLGWSGFNGGDPYFANADAAAAILNTHVCTAMALLTWMILDIVRTGKPSTTGMINGMIAGLVAITPGAGWISGFSAMILGVAAG; this is encoded by the coding sequence GGGATCATGAGCATCCCAGGCCTGGCGATCCTCTATGGAGGCATCGTCAAGCGGAAGTGGGCGGTCAACTCTGCGCTGATGGTCGTCTACGCGTTCGCGATGACGCTCGTGGTCTGGACCCTCTTCGCCTACAACATGAGCTTCGGCGCCCCCGTGGGCGGAGGCGGCCCGAACTTCTTCCGCAACCTGGTCGGCGTGCCCCATCCCGTGCTGGGCGCGGGTGACCAGCTGCACCAGGCGGCGATCCCGCTGCTGTCGGGGCTGATCCCCGACCTGCACTTCCCCGGCTCGACGCTGGTCTACTTCCAGTTCGTCTTCGCGGCGATCACCGTGATCATCCTCGCCGGCGCGGTGCTCGGCCGGATGAGCTTCAAGGCGTGGATGATCTTCGTCCCCCTCTGGATCACCTGCGTCTACAGCGTCGGCGCCTTCATGATCTGGGGCGGTGGCTGGCTCGCCCAGCTCGGCGCCCTCGACTATTCGGGCGGCTACGTCATCCACGTCGCCGCGGCGGTCTCGGGCTTCACCGCGGCCGCGGTGGTCGGGCCTCGGCTGATGAAGGACCGGCAGAACTGCACGCCGAACAACCTGATGATGGCCGTCGCCGGCGGTGGCCTTCTCTGGCTGGGCTGGTCGGGCTTCAACGGTGGCGATCCCTACTTCGCCAACGCCGACGCCGCCGCGGCGATCCTCAACACCCACGTCTGCACCGCCATGGCGCTGCTGACCTGGATGATCCTCGACATCGTCCGCACCGGCAAGCCGTCGACCACCGGCATGATCAACGGCATGATCGCCGGCCTGGTGGCGATCACCCCGGGCGCGGGGTGGATCTCCGGCTTCAGCGCCATGATCCTCGGCGTCGCGGCGGG